The Acutalibacter muris genomic sequence ATATATGAGATCCGCAGGGCATATTACCTTGTCGGCCCTTGATGGTGAACAGGGTTTGCAGATTGCAAGGGAGAAATCGGTTGATTTAGTGGTTCTGGATATTATGCTGCCGAAGCGAACCGGTTTGGAGGTATTAAAAGAATTGCGCCAAACAAGCAACATTCCTATCTTAATGCTTACCGCCCTTGACGATGAGCCTACTCAGGCGGCCAGCTTTGATGAACAGGCGGACGACTATATCACAAAGCCCTTTTCCATGCTTTTGCTGGGAAAACGGGTGACGGCCCTGCTGCGGCGGTGTGGGAAAAGTCCGGAACTGAAACAAATTCAGATGGGCGATATTACGGTGGATTTTGGCGGCTATACTGCTTCCGGGCCGGGCGGCCCTATTGACCTGACACCAAAGGAGATCGACCTGCTGAAATTGCTGATAGAGCATAAAGGTCTGGTGCTTACACGGTCGCAGATCTTGGACGAGTTGTGGGGATATGATTACCCCATCATTGACCGCACGATTGATACCTACATTAAAAATTTACGGAAAAAGCTGAGTCTTAACCGGATTGTAACGGTAAAAGGCGTTGGCTACAAGTATGAGGAACACCCATGAGAAATTTAAAGCTCTTTACTAAAATCTTCTTATACACCTTTCTGGTAATGCTGTTTGTCACCGTGATGGCTCATGTTTTTCTCTATGTGCTTGCGCCGCAAATGACCGTAAGCACCAACCGTTTTGTGGAAGGAGCCATTATTGAGAGTGATGTGAATACTGGTATTTTGATAAAATCCGCTATCGGAAAAGCACTGCCGGTATCCCTGCTTTGCTGCGCCATCATTTCCGCTGGGTGTTCCCTGTTGTTTTCCAGAGCCATGACGAGGCCGATCAAGCAGATTGCGGTTACAACGGAAAAGATGGAAAAGCTGGATAAGGCTGCAGCCTGCGTGGTGCATACGAAGGACGAGATTGGCGAGCTGGCCGCCCGCGTCAATAAGCTGTATGCCAGCCTGCTTTCCACCATTGAAAATCTGGAGGAAGAAAAGCAAAACGTCCGTGAGGCGGAACGGTTGAAAATTGATTTCCTGCGGGCCGCCTCCCATGAGCTGAAAACGCCGGTGACTGCCCTGAACGCGATTTTGGAAAACATGATCTTAGGCATTGGAAAATACAAAGACCGGGATCGCTGTCTGTTGGAATGTAAGGAGATTACCGGGCAGCTATCCTTTATGATTAAAGAAATTTTGGATACCTCCCGGCTGGATTTTACACAGGAGAAACAGGACGCGGGAACCTTTGACCTGTCTGAGCGTCTTCCGGCAATCTGCGAGCCCTATCAGTTGATTGCGAAGGCAAAGGGACTCGACTTTTCTTTCAGCATACAGGGAAAGTGCCCTGTCCACACGTCAAAGAAAAGCCTTGAAAAGATCCTGTCTAACCTGCTCTCCAATGCGGTCGCTTACACAAAGCCGGGATGCAAGATCACCGTTATATTGAACGCCCGACAGATAAAAATAGAAAATGAGTGTACGCCCATCCCGCCGGATAAGCTGGCCCATGTATTTGAGCCGTTCTACCGCCCAGACTTTGCCAGAGATCGCAAAGATGGAGGGAATGGGCTGGGATTATATATTGTAGATACGCTTTCAAAGGCCCTTGGGATGCCCTATCAATTTGAGGCGACCAAAAACCCGCCGGGAATGTGCTTTACCCTTTATCTCCCATAAAGCGATGGCTTTTTTTATCCGTTTCATACTGGTTCCATATTGGGGTGCTATGCTGTCAGCGTTGCAACACTTATCCTATATGAAACGGAGGTCATTCTATGAACTTTATGAATCGAGCGTGGCTGTATATCGTCCGCAAGAGGGGCAAGAGTATCCTTCTTTTTGTCATCTTGCTGGTGATGGCAACCTTTGTATTGACCGCTCTGGCACTGGGGAACGCTTCGAAAGCCGCCCAGCAGGAGCTGCGGCAAAGCCTTGGCGGGAGTTTTCTCATTAGCTTTGACTACACGGAAAACAACCCCTATTTGAAGGTGGAAAGCGTGGAGGGCGGAACCCTGATGTATTCCACCCAGCAGATCAGCCCGGAGCTGGTAGAGCAAATCCGGGAAATTGAGGGGATCAAGGAGTGCAGCGCCACCGTGGAGGGGCTGGCGGCGTTCCCCTCTCTGGAACTATTTACCGGCAATATCCCCATTGAGGAAGAATTTCGCGCATCCTCAAAGATTTTAAGCACATGGAAAAGCGAGGAGCTTACCCGGTTTACTTCCGGGCAGCTTACGCTGACGCAGGGGCGGCATATCCTGCCGGACGACAAAAACAAGGGGCTGATCAGCAAGGATTTGGCTGAGAAAAACGGCCTGAAAATTGGTGACAAAATCCAGACGGACAAAGGCGTGGAGATTGAGATTGTGGGCCTGTTCTCTCCAAAAGAAATCGAAGGCATCAACGATCAGGTGACAACCTACGATAAAATACAAAACCTTATCATCACCGACCTTGCCACTTTGGTGGCTTACGAAAACGGCCCCGCAATACAGGGCTTTAACGAGCTGACGGTATCGGTGAACGACCCGCAGAACATGGAGGAAATCATTTCTAAAGTAAAGGAAATCAGCGGCGTGGACTGGAAAGGCTTTTCTTTTCTGGTTGACAACGAGGACTATGAAAACGCCGCGTCCTCTTTGGAACAGTTATCGGAGCTGGTATCCACCATTTTGATGATCGCGCTGATTGTAAGCATCGCCATCCTCTCGCTCATTCTAACCATGTGGGCCAGAACCCGCATCCATGAAACCGGCGTCCTGCTCTCGGTTGGGATCAGCAAGCTGTCCATCTTAGGGCAGTATATTGCCGAGGTTTTGCTGATTGCGATATTAGCATTTTCCCTCTCTTATTTCTCCGCCAGCGCCATTGCGGGCCAGATGGGAAACGTATTGCAATCCGGGCAGGCGGTAACGGAGGCGCAGCAGGAAGACGGCTTATCTGCCGGAACCCGTGGGGAGGCCGGAACAGA encodes the following:
- a CDS encoding ABC transporter permease; the protein is MNFMNRAWLYIVRKRGKSILLFVILLVMATFVLTALALGNASKAAQQELRQSLGGSFLISFDYTENNPYLKVESVEGGTLMYSTQQISPELVEQIREIEGIKECSATVEGLAAFPSLELFTGNIPIEEEFRASSKILSTWKSEELTRFTSGQLTLTQGRHILPDDKNKGLISKDLAEKNGLKIGDKIQTDKGVEIEIVGLFSPKEIEGINDQVTTYDKIQNLIITDLATLVAYENGPAIQGFNELTVSVNDPQNMEEIISKVKEISGVDWKGFSFLVDNEDYENAASSLEQLSELVSTILMIALIVSIAILSLILTMWARTRIHETGVLLSVGISKLSILGQYIAEVLLIAILAFSLSYFSASAIAGQMGNVLQSGQAVTEAQQEDGLSAGTRGEAGTDTGEPEIETPELQVRVQLEEMGLLFLLGIGIVTVSAGISSISVMRLKPREILSKMS
- a CDS encoding sensor histidine kinase, which translates into the protein MRNLKLFTKIFLYTFLVMLFVTVMAHVFLYVLAPQMTVSTNRFVEGAIIESDVNTGILIKSAIGKALPVSLLCCAIISAGCSLLFSRAMTRPIKQIAVTTEKMEKLDKAAACVVHTKDEIGELAARVNKLYASLLSTIENLEEEKQNVREAERLKIDFLRAASHELKTPVTALNAILENMILGIGKYKDRDRCLLECKEITGQLSFMIKEILDTSRLDFTQEKQDAGTFDLSERLPAICEPYQLIAKAKGLDFSFSIQGKCPVHTSKKSLEKILSNLLSNAVAYTKPGCKITVILNARQIKIENECTPIPPDKLAHVFEPFYRPDFARDRKDGGNGLGLYIVDTLSKALGMPYQFEATKNPPGMCFTLYLP
- a CDS encoding response regulator transcription factor, which encodes MAVLLIVEDDTATNVAICEYMRSAGHITLSALDGEQGLQIAREKSVDLVVLDIMLPKRTGLEVLKELRQTSNIPILMLTALDDEPTQAASFDEQADDYITKPFSMLLLGKRVTALLRRCGKSPELKQIQMGDITVDFGGYTASGPGGPIDLTPKEIDLLKLLIEHKGLVLTRSQILDELWGYDYPIIDRTIDTYIKNLRKKLSLNRIVTVKGVGYKYEEHP